One Fusarium oxysporum f. sp. lycopersici 4287 chromosome 8, whole genome shotgun sequence genomic region harbors:
- a CDS encoding riboflavin kinase — protein MSSRPSVVGPDSGPEAPYPLHMEGKVISGFGRGSKELGIPTANLPVDEALTPWIANISSGVYFGYASLALPTTHPDIPSASSNGPPKSDTEDALLAAEAPANPPFHIFPMVMSIGYNPFYKNTVRSAEVHVLHKFTADFYDVPMRLLILGFIREEKDYKSLEALIEDINFDCEVAKNSLAREAWAPAKGRVIGGKDLEGKLDVQWLLRDA, from the exons ATGTCTTCCCGTCCTTCAGTCGTCGGCCCAGACTCCGGCCCCGAGGCCCCTTATCCTCTTCACATGGAAGGCAAAGTGATTTCTGGTTTCGGCCGCGGCTCCAAAGAG CTCGGCATCCCAACTGCCAACCTCCCTGTGGACGAGGCTCTCACACCATGGATCGCCAACATCTCCTCCGGAGTCTACTTCGGCTATGCCTCTCTCGCTCTGCCCACAACACACCCGGACATCCCATCGGCTTCATCCAACGGACCTCCCAAGTCTGACACAGAGGATGCTCTCCTCGCTGCCGAAGCCCCTGCTAACCCTCCTTTCCACATCTTTCCCATGGTGATGTCCATTGGGTACAACCCCTTCTACAAGAACACAGTTCGCAGCGCAGAGGTTCATGTGCTGCACAAGTTCACCGCAGACTTCTATGACGTGCCTATGCGTCTACTCATCCTTGGCTTCATTcgtgaggagaaggactACAAGAGTCTGGAGGCTCTGATCGAAGATATTAACTTTGATTGTGAAGTTGCAAAGAACAGTCTTGCCCGCGAGGCCTGGGCTCCTGCAAAGGGACGTGTTATTGGCGGTAAAGATCTTGAGGGCAAATTAGATGTCCAGTGGTTACTTCGAGATGCCTAG